In a genomic window of Myxococcales bacterium:
- a CDS encoding SMI1/KNR4 family protein, with product MSAPVSPGEYATTLRAWLEEAARADPHLRRFGARRHRYQLAPPLAPARLDALEATIGQRLPDGYRRFVGEVGGHGAGPFHGLWPLDHPAQLAHARGAFDPDVAGRAAYRGVVALGHLGCGQLALLVVGGARAGQVWIDARTCAGAIAAVAPDFDAYYLAWVRAIARNQLVPGAAAPGACPLPRALSHYLGAIERRAGIAPGALDGDALRAAFAGLPPAAIRCEASGDDPYLPVGTALDPCPTCAVMLARLEGLGLAPDRLADGQTWPPEDWFSVPE from the coding sequence ATGTCGGCACCGGTCTCGCCGGGCGAGTACGCCACGACGCTGCGCGCGTGGCTGGAGGAGGCCGCGCGCGCGGATCCGCACCTGCGCCGCTTCGGCGCGCGGCGCCACCGCTACCAGCTCGCGCCGCCGCTCGCGCCCGCGCGCCTCGACGCGCTCGAGGCGACGATCGGCCAGCGGTTGCCCGACGGATACCGCCGCTTCGTCGGCGAGGTCGGCGGTCACGGCGCCGGGCCGTTCCACGGGCTGTGGCCGCTCGATCACCCGGCGCAGCTCGCGCACGCGCGCGGCGCGTTCGACCCGGACGTCGCGGGCCGGGCCGCCTACCGCGGCGTGGTCGCGCTCGGTCACCTCGGGTGCGGTCAGCTCGCGCTGCTCGTGGTCGGCGGCGCGCGCGCCGGGCAGGTGTGGATCGACGCGCGCACCTGCGCGGGCGCGATCGCCGCGGTCGCGCCCGACTTCGACGCGTACTACCTCGCGTGGGTCCGGGCCATCGCGCGCAACCAGCTGGTGCCGGGCGCCGCCGCGCCAGGCGCGTGCCCGCTGCCGCGCGCGCTGTCGCACTACCTCGGCGCGATCGAACGACGCGCGGGCATCGCGCCGGGCGCGCTCGATGGCGACGCGCTGCGCGCCGCGTTCGCGGGGCTCCCGCCGGCCGCGATCCGGTGCGAGGCCAGCGGCGACGATCCGTACCTGCCGGTGGGGACCGCGCTCGATCCGTGCCCGACCTGCGCCGTGATGCTGGCGCGACTCGAGGGGCTCGGGCTGGCCCCAGATCGGCTCGCGGACGGCCAAACCTGGCCTCCAGAGGACTGGTTTTCGGTCCCCGAATGA